The DNA region GAGAAGCGAAAGTAAAGGTGCCATCACGTACCAAACCATACCAGCCTCCAAGATATACATTTGTATCGGTCCTGATCTGTGAATTCTTAAGTGACAGTTTTTCAACTCTTTTATATGCGACTTTAGTTAAAACAAAGAACTGCCGAAGTATTATAATGATATGAATATCCGGAACGTCATTCTTATTCTAGCAGGAACTGTTATCGTCTCTGTGACGACGGCGCTGGTTACTGTTCGTTTGATTCAGCCTTCCCAGACCGCCGAGACTACTATCGCGCAGGTACCAACACTCCCAGCGTCCGCGCCTTCTGCCACTTTAAAACCTTCAGCCCCGACGCCGCCACCACCACCTACGCCGGTCGTCGCCCCCACCACGGCTGTGCAAAAAAGTGTTCCAACAGAACCGCCCGGCCCCAGCTTAGATTCTTTGTTGCCGCCAAAAGAATTTGACCCTCACTATGATGGTCGAAAACCTTTGCACCCCGACGAAGTGGTGAAAACGCTTTTAAAAAATACGCCTTCTTGTGAAGACGACTATAAAGAATTGTGTGTGCAAAACCGGTTTCTGGCGGAACACCCTTTGGCATGCCTGCGTTCTCAGAAAGAGAAGTTATCACGAGCTTGCGCAAGTCAGGTCGGCGCTGTTCAGGACAAATTTAAGGCGGACTGTTCTTCAGATATTCAAAAATTCTGTTCCGAGCAACGTCGCTATTTTTCATGTTTAAAAGCGAAATTCAACGAACTCTCGAAAAACTGCCAGGCAAATATTAAGGAGCACTCGAGAAAATAGATGTCTCAGATTAAAGCGCCAAGGATAAAATTTCGTAATTTTGCGGACCACCTCTTATATTTTTGTATGATATATCCGATAAGAATTGGTAACGAGATAGTTTGGTTGTTCTTTGTCCGGCACGTAACTTTAACAAGGAATTGGGTATGTTCTCGACAAGAAGATTTCTGGAAATAACTACGGCACTTCTTTTTACTCTTCCTGCCTCTGCGCAAATGGTCGTATCAGAGGTGCCTCAGGGGCTAACCCTTCAGGGAAGAATCATTCAACCTGATGGTTTGCCTTTAGAAGATTCCAATGTTCATTTTAATATCAAAGTGCTTTCCCCCGGAGCAGAAGCCTGCGTGCTTTTTGAAGAAAACCGCGTCGTCAATATGACGAACAGCAAAGGGGTTATCAACTTTGCCGTCGGCGCTGGTGAAGCCGGAGCGACTGTTGTTCCCGCAGGACATACTCTTCCCATTCATAAGATTCTAAAAAATTCGGGTACTATTTCCGGACTGGCAAGCTGTGCCGGTGGTCAGACCAGCTATTCACCTCAAGCGGGTGATTCAAGAAAAGTGCGTGTCACTTTCACGGTCGGCTCTGAAACGGTGGCCCTGTCTCCTGATTTTGATCTGCGCTCAGTTCCGTATGCTATGGAATCTGAAAATGCCGTTGCTTTGGAAGGAAAAAAAGCGGCTGACTTTATCCAGGCTTCGGCGAACGTCACCCAAAGCCGCGTTGAAGAATTGTTGTTGCCTGCAAACTTTGACGGCTTATTGGCTCTTTTGAATCCAACAGCCAGTTCACCAACCACAGGTTCTATTGGAATTCCGACTTCGGGTGGATCAACGACGGCGCCTACACGCGATGGTTTGATGCGCTATGATGAGGCAACACAAACTGTTCAAGTCTCGATTGGCGGGACTTGGCAAGATGTCGTCACCGGAAACACTTCCGTGGGTTCAACAAATATTGAAGATGGTTCGATTGGAACAGCAGATATTTCCGAAGGTGCGATCACCGGCGGAAAAATTCTGAACAATGCCGTATCGACGGACAAATTAGCTGATGAAGCTGTGACCAGTGATAAGTTGATGAATAACTCGGTTACGAACTCAAAAATTGCCGATGGAGCGATTACCTTTAATAAAATTGCTAACGGTGCCATCAGTACCATCAAAATTGTTGATGGGGCTGTGAACTCCGCAAAAATTTTAGATGGCAGTATTGCTACGGCGGATCTGGCAAATAGTGCCGTCACGACAGCTAAGATCGCTGACAGCAATATAACAACTGCTAAAATAGCCGATCAAAACGTAACCACGGCAAAAATTGCTGATGGCAATGTGACAGATGCGAAAATCGCTTCGGTTTCTGGAGCCAAAGTGACAGGCAGTATCCCCGGCAATGCCGCTGGTTTCAATGGAACTTTAGCGGGTGATGTCGTCGGCGGTCAAAGCACGACCTCGGTTCAACGTGTTCAAGGTCGTTGGGTTGCTAACGTCAATCCTGGCGTAGGTCAGGTATTGAAGTGGGATGGCGGACAATGGGTTCCTCAAGCCGATAACAACTCGGGCGGTACAATCACCAGCGTGACCGCAAGTACCGGACTTTGGGGCGGCGGCTCCTCAGGTGGAGTTTCGTTAGGTTTAACAAATACAGGTGTCGGTGCCGGATGGTATGGTAACGGCTCTTATGTTCCTCAGTTTTATGTCGATGCCCAAGGACGCATCACTGCTGTCAACCATGTCGCTGTCAGCGCTGGTTATGCGGCTTGCGGTGGAAATCTTCACGGTAGAGCATGGATTTCTTCTAGCAGTTGCAGCACGGCCTATATTGTTCAATGTGTAAATGGAAGCACGGTTGGTATCGGTACCTTCAATGTGCCAGGTAGCTGCGACGGAGACGGCGACGGGTTCTAATGAAACGTTTGGCTTTTTACTACTCAGGATTAACCATCTTCGTAGGCCTTTTACAGCTGACCTATCTAGGTCAGCGCTTGTTTCCTCCTCCCAAGGTCAATCGACTGTACTTTCCTTCTGAAGAGCAGGTCTTTACACCTGCTTTTCCAATTTTAAGTCCCGGAATGCAACCTCTGTTTCCCGCCTCCGAAATCATTCTTCAGGAACGCCTTTATGCTCCTTTTATCAGTCTGCGCGAAACCGATCTTTCCAAACGCAATCTGTCTAAGGCCCATCTCAGTTTTGCGGATCTGCGAGGCAGTAAACTTCTCGGAACAGATCTTTCTCACGCTCTGCTTTACGGCGCCCAACTGGAAGGCGCGTTGTTTGATAAGAACACCCGCCTGCCTTTTTCTCACGAAACCGCCTTGGCTTTGGGAATGAAAGAACAGCTATGAGATCCTTGTTGCAAGAGCTTAAAACCTACCCCCAACTGCTTTTCGTCGGCGCAATCTTAAGCTTTGAACACCTGCTGACTTTATTCTTCTGGCTGACGGAGCGACCCGTTCAATGGGTGCTGTCGCCTTCAAACCCCTCGGTGTGTTGGCCTCTTTACTCTTACTGTGCGGATCTAAAACCCTCTTCCTTGGTGCTGGGAATTATTTTAACTCTTTATGGCGTCACCGCCGCGGCCGGAACTTTTTTTTGGCTGCGCAAGAATTTTCGCTGGGGGATCATCACTCTTTGGATTCTGATCGGCATTAAGTGCCTGATCATTCTTCAAGACTATCGCCTGACTGGAAACTATCACTATGTCCCCACGCTGATCGCACTGTGCTTCCTTCTGGTGCCCTCTCGGGCCTATACTCTGCCCTTCAGCTTTTTTGTTATCTATTTTACGGCAGGTCTTTTAAAGCTCACACCAATCTGGTGGAACGCTGAAGCGATCAACGAACGCCTTCTGCCTCCCATCGTCAATCAAATCGGTGTCTGGTATGTGCTGATTTTGGAACTGGCGATCATCTTTTGGTTATTCAGCAAGAAGAATCTGTGGTTCTATTTTGTCTTTGTCCAACTGGTTTTATTTCATCTTTATTCATGGCATCTGACTCGATTCTTTTATCCAACGGTGATGTTAACTTTGTTGGGCATTCTGCTCGTAACCCGCTCAATGGCACCCCCACTGGGGTTTACGCAGACTTTTAAAAAGGTTTACTCGTCGTCACAAGCCAAACTCTTAACGGCCTTTTTCATCCTTCTGCAGATCCCGCAATATCTTATCCCGGGTGACGCCGCCTTGACCGGCGAGGGTCGAATGTATGCGATGATCATGTATGACGGCCGCACTCAGTGCCAACCCTATTTGACATTATGGAAAAAGAACAAAGAGAAAGAGGACATGCCTTTGCAACCGCCTTGGCTTATCACCCGAACCAAGTGTGACGCCATGGTGTATTGGCGACTGGCGCAAAACATCTGCAGTTGGACCAAGAAAGATCCTTCCGTTGTGCAAGTCGATCTTTATATTCCGGTCCGTTATGAACACACAGAGGAATGGCAACCCTTGGTCGCCGCGACGGATGTCTGTAATAAAGAACTGACTTATTCAAGCTTCTTCCCTAACACCTGGATCAACAAGGTGACTCGAAATGCGGCAAATCAAGGTGAAGGTTCCATAAAACCTGAAGAAGACTGAATGCGCTCAAAGCGATGCTCGTATTCAGCAAGAATCTCTTGCACCCTC from Bdellovibrio sp. ArHS includes:
- a CDS encoding pentapeptide repeat-containing protein — translated: MKRLAFYYSGLTIFVGLLQLTYLGQRLFPPPKVNRLYFPSEEQVFTPAFPILSPGMQPLFPASEIILQERLYAPFISLRETDLSKRNLSKAHLSFADLRGSKLLGTDLSHALLYGAQLEGALFDKNTRLPFSHETALALGMKEQL